A region of the Euzebyales bacterium genome:
GGCCGCCCGGGCGCGATCGAGTTGGCCGTGCTGGTCGACCGCGGCCACCGTGAGCTGCCGATCCGCGCCGACTACGTCGGCAAGAACCTGCCGACGGCGCGCGACGAGGTCGTACGGGTGCGGCTGACCGAGCACGACGGCGTCGACCGCGTGACCATCGAGCACAGGGCGGGTGACCGATGACGACGTCCAGGGCGACGGTGTCCGAGACGACCGCCGCCGCCGGCGGTGGCGGGCTGCGCCACCTGCTGGACATGGCGGCGCTCGATGCCGACACGATCACGACCATCCTCGACACCGCGCAGGCCTTCGAGCAACTGGCGGCGCGACCGATCAAGAAGGTGCCGACCCTGCGGGGCCGGACCGTGTGCAACCTGTTCTTCGAGGACTCGACGCGCACGCGGGTCAGCTTCGAGATCGCAGCGAAGCGGCTGTCGGCCGACGTGCTCAACTTCTCGGCCAAGGGCTCGAGCGTCTCCAAAGGGGAGTCACTGAAGGACACGGCGCTGACGCTGCAGGCGATGGGCGTCGATGCCGTCGTCGTGCGCCACTGGGCACCGGGCGCGCCGTGGCAGCTCACGCACTGGCTGGACGCCCGTGTGCTCAACGCCGGCGACGGGCCGCATCAGCACCCGACCCAGGCGCTGCTCGACCTGTTCACGCTGCGGTCACACTTCGGCCGTCTGGACGGACTGCACGTGGCGGTCGTCGGAGACGTGCTGCACTCGCGCGTTGCGCGCAGCCTGGTCCAGGGGCTGCGGACGATGGGCGCGGGCGTCACGCTGGTCGGTCCACCGACGCTGCTGCCCATCCGTGCGGGCGGGTGGGGCGTCGACGTCACGCACGTTCTCGATCCCGTGCTGGACAAGGCCGACGTCGTGTACCTGTTGCGGGTGCAGCGCGAGCGCATGCGCGAGCAGTTCATCCCGTCGACGCGGGAGTACGCTCGGATCTGGGGCATGGACCGTCGGCGTCTCGGCCGGTTGTCGGACCACGCCGTGATCATGCACCCTGGCCCGATGAACCGCGGCATCGAGCTCACCGCCGACGTCGCCGATGCTCCGAACTCGCTGATCACACAGCAGGTCGCCAACGGCGTGGCGGTGCGCATGAGCTGCCTGTACCTGATGCTCGGCGGCGACCACCCGACCCAAGGCACCGAGTCATGACCTCATGCAGCGTCAGCGGTAGGTCACGTGGCCAGACCTCATGCAGCGTCAGCGGTAGGTCGTCCGCGTGACCGCCCGCTCGTTGTTCACCTTCACCGGCGTGCGCGTGGTCGACCCGGCCAGCGGCACCGACCGGATCGCCAACGTGGTGATCGAAGGCGACCGCGTCGCGTCGGTCGGCAACGAGTCCCGCGGCCTGCGGATCGATGCCGACGGCATGGTGCTGGCACCCGGCCTGGTCGACCTGCACGTGCACCTGCGCGAACCCGGCGGCGAGGACGCCGAGACCGTCGAGACCGGCACGACGGCGGCGGCGGCCGGTGGCTTCACCGCCGTGTGCCCGATGGCCAACACGGATCCCGTGGCCGATCACGCCGGTGTGGTCGAGCAGGTGCTGCGCCTGGCTCGCGAGGCGGGGATGTGCGACGTGTACCCGGTCGGCGCCGTCACGCGGGGGCTGGCGGGCGAGGAGCTCGCCGAGCTCGGCGCGATGGCCGCGGTCGGGGTGCGGTGCTTCTCCGACGACGGTCATCCGGTGGCGTCGGCACGCATGATGCGGCAGGCGCTGGCGTACGCGCGGACGTGGGACGCGATCGTGTGCAACCACGCCGAGGAGCCCACGTTGACGCGTGGCGCGCAGATGCACGAGGGCGACCAGTCGGACCTGCTGGGGCTGACCGGTTGGCCACGCGAGGCCGAGGAGTCGATGGTCGCCCGGGACCTCATCCTGGCGCGGGGGCTGGATGCGCGGCTGCACGTCCCGCACGTGTCGACCGCGGAGACGGTGGCGCTGATCCGCGCGGCGAAGGCCGACGGCACCCGGGTGACCGCCGAGGTGACGCCCCACCACTTCACGCTGACCGACGAGCAGGTCTCGTCCTACGACCCGGTCTACAAGGTCAACCCGCCACTGCGGTTGAAGACCGATGTCGAGGCGGTCCGGGCGGGACTGGCGGACGGGACGATCGACGCCATCGCGACCGACCACGCGCCCCACCCACCGGAGCACAAGGAGCGGGACTGGACCGCGGCGCCGTGCGGGATGCTGGGGCTGGAGACGGCGCTGGCGGTCACGCTGACCGAACTGGTGCGACCTGGTGTGCTGACGCTGTCGGAGGCCATCGCTGCGCTGTCGACCGGGCCGGCGCGCAGCCGTGACATCACGAGCCACGGGGGACCGATCGCCGCGGGCATGCCTGCGAACCTGGTCGTGTTCGATCCCGAGCAGCGCTGGACGGTCGCGGTGGGCTCCTCGCACAGCCTGAGCCGCAACACGCCGTTCGCCGGCCGCCAGCTGTGGGGTCGCGTGCACCACACGCTGCTGCGCGGACGCTTCACCGTGCGGGACGGGTATCCCGTGCGGCGAGGCGAAGCAGATGACGACGAAGAGATGGACGACGTGTCGTGATGATCCAACGACCGGCGCGGGCGTTGCTCGTGCTCGAGGACGGCGAGGTGTTCGTCGGGGAGGCGTTCGGCGCCCCCGGGACCACCACCGGTGAGGTCGTGTTCAACACGAGCCTGACCGGCTACCAGGAGGTGCTGACGGATCCCAGCTACCACCGTCAGCTGGTGGCGATGACCACGCCGCACCAGGGCAACTACGGCACCACCGGCGACGATGCCGAGGCCTCGTCGGTCCAGGTCGCCGGCTTCGTCGTGCGGGCGGCCAGCCGGATGCACTCGAACTGGCGTGCCACCGGCGGGCTGAGCGACGAGCTCGCCGACGCGGGCGTCGTCGGCATCACCGAGGTCGACACGCGGCGCCTCGCCCGCCACATCCGTTCGGCGGGGGCCATGCGGGCCGGCGTGAGCTCCGATCTCGACTGCGACGAACTGCTCGAGCTGGTACGTGCGACGCCGACGATGACCGGTGCCGATCTGGCGCGCGAAGTGACCACCGGCGCCCCCTACGACGCGGGTGACGCGGACGCGCCGTTCCGGGTCGTGGCCTACGACTTCGGCATCAAGCGCAACATCCTGCGCCTGCTGACGGATGCGGGTTGCGCCGTGCGGGTCGTGCCGGCCACCACGCCCGCCAACGAGGTGCTGGCGCACGAGCCGAACGGCGTGTTCTGCTCGAACGGACCGGGTGACCCGGCGGCCGTGACGTACGGCATCGCGGCCATCGCCGATCTGCTCGCGGAGCGGACGCCGGTGTTCGGCATCTGCCTGGGCCACCAGCTGCTGGGGCACGCCGTCGGTGCAACGACCTACAAGCTGCCGTTCGGCCACCGGGGCACCAACCAGCCCGTGCGCAACGCCGCGCGCCGCTCCGTGGAGATCTCGACGCACAACCATGGCTTCGCGGTCGACGTCGACTCCCTGGACGGGGCGGACCGGTTCGGGCGCGTGACGGCGTCACATGTCAACCTCAACGACGGGGTCAACGAGGGACTGCTGTGCCGTGACGTGCCGGCGTTCAGCGTCCAGTACCACCCCGAGGCCGCGCCGGGGCCCCACGACGGGCGCTACCTGTTCACCCAGTTCACCGACCTGATGCGTCGCTGTGGCCGCAGCCCGGTCGGCACCGGCGCGAGGGGGCACGACGATGCCGGCGCGTAGCGACATCGACACGATCCTCATCCTCGGCTCGGGCCCGATCGTCATCGGTCAGGCCTGCGAGTTCGACTACTCGGGCGCGCAGGCCTGCAAGGTGCTGCGCCGTGAGGGCTACCGGGTCGTCCTGGTCAACTCGAACCCGGCGACGATCATGACCGACCCGGCGTTCGCCGACGCGACCTACGTCGAGCCCCTGACGGTCGACATGGTCACCAAGGTCATCGCACGTGAGGTCGAGGGCGAGAGCGAGCGCCGGCGAGCCGGTGGGCGGGGATCTGCGGGTGCGGGCGAGCGCCAGCGAGCCGGTGGGCGGGGATCTGGTAGGCACCGCCTGGCGCTGCTGCCGACGCTGGGCGGCCAGACCGGGTTGAACGTGGCGATGGACCTCGCCGACGCGGGTGTGCTCGACCGGTACGGCGTCGAACCGATCGGCGCGGGCCTCGAGAGCATCTCGCTGGCCGAGGACCGCCGCAAGTTCGCCGAGGCCATGGGTGAGATCGGGCTGGAGGTCGCGCGGTCGGGCGAGGCCCGCGACCTTGCGACCGCCCGCGAGTTGGCGCGTCAGATGGGCTTCCCGGTGCTCGTGCGCTCGTCGTTCACGCTGGGCGGTGCCGGCAGCGGGGTGGCCGGGGACTGGGACACGTTCGAGCGTCTGGTGGCCGAGGGCCTCGACGCGAGCCCGATCACCCAGGTGCAGATCGACGAGTCGCTGCTGGGGTGGAAGGAGTATGAGCTGGAGGTGATGCGTGACCACGCCGACAACTGCGTGGTCGTGTGCACCATCGAGAACCTCGACGCGATGGGTGTGCACACGGGTGACTCGATCACCGTCGCGCCGGCGATGACGCTGTCGGATGTCGAGTTCCAGCAGTTGCGCAACGCGTCGTTCGCGGTGATGCGCAAGATCGGTGTCGAGACCGGCGGTAGCAACGTGCAGTTCGCGATCGACCCGGCGACCGGCCGGATCCGGGTCGTGGAGATGAACCCGAGGGTCTCGCGGTCGAGTGCCCTGGCGTCGAAGGCGACGGGGTTCCCGATCGCCAAGATCGCCGCCCAGCTGGCCGTGGGCTACCGCCTCGACGAGATCGGCAACGACATCACCGGTGAGACGCTCGCCGCGTTCGAGCCGTCGATCGACTACGTCGTCACGAAGATCCCGCGGTTCAACCTCGAGAAGTTCGCCGGTGTCGACCCGACGCTGACCACGCGGATGAAGAGCGTCGGCGAGGTCATGGCGATCGGCCGGACGTTCACCGAGTCGCTGGGCAAGGCGCTGCGCTCGCTCGAGGACGGCACGGTCGGCCTGGTGGGCGCCAACGACGAGCGGACCGACGACGAGCTCGCCGACGCGCTGCGCACGCCCACGCCGACGCGGCTCCACGACGCCGACGCGGCGCTCACACGCGGATGGGAGTCCGCGCGCGTCGCGGCGTTGACCGGCTACGACCCCTGGTTCTGCGATCAGCTCGCCCAGATCGTCCAGCTGCGACGTGCGCTGCGGGCGTGTGAGACCCTGGCGAACGTCGACGCATGGCTGTTGCGACGCGCCAAGCGCACCGGCTTCGGTGACGCGATGATCGCCGGCCTGTTCGGCGTGGACGAGGCGGCCGTGCGCCGCCGCCGCCGTGAGCTGGGCGTGGTGCCGGTGTTCAAGACCGTGGACACCTGCGCCGCCGAGTTCGCCGCGTCCACGCCCTACCACTACTCGACGTACGAGGACACCACCGAGGTCCGCCACAGCGACCGCCCACGGGTCATGATCCTGGGCTCCGGCCCGAACCGCATCGGGCAGGGGATCGAGTTCGACTACTGCTGCGTCCATGCCGTGCAGGCCCTGTCCGAGGCCGGCTACGAGACCATCATGGTCAACTGCAACCCCGAGACGGTGTCGACGGACTACGACACCGCCGACCGCCTGTACTTCGAGCCGCTAACGGTGGAGGACGTGCTGGCCGTCCACGACGCCGAGGTGGCGGCCGGCGGCGGGGACATCGGGGTGCTGGTCCAGTTCGGCGGACAGACGCCGCTGAAGCTGGCGCACGCGCTGGAGGCCGAGGGCGTGCGCATCCTGGGCACGGCTCCGGAGGCGATCGACCGGGCCGAGGACCGCGGCAGGTTCGGCGCGCTGCTCGCAGACCTGACGATCCCGCAGCCCGAGGGCGGCATCGCGACCTCGCACGACGACGCGCTGGCCGTCGCGCGGCGCATCGGCTTCCCCGTGCTGCTGCGACCCTCCTACGTGCTGGGCGGCCGCGCGATGGCGATCACCTACGACGACGAGCAGTTGCGTGACTGGCTCGAGGCCAATGCCGCCGAGGGCGCCGTGCTGGTCGACAGGTTTCTCGAGTCGGCGGTCGAGCTCGACGTCGACGCGGTCTACGACGGCGCCGAGGTCTTCGTCGGCGGCATCACCGAGCACATCGAGGAGGCCGGAGTGCACTCTGGCGACTCGGCGTGCGTGCTGCCGCCGTTCACGCTGGGTCGCGCGCAGCTGGCGCTGCTGCGCGAGCAGACGCGCGAGATCGCGCACGCGCTGGGGACGCGCGGTCTGATCAACATCCAGTTCGCCCTGCGCGACGACGTGGCGCTGGTGCTGGAGGCCAACCCCAGGGCGTCGCGCACGACGCCGTTCGTCTCCAAGGCGACGGGTGTCCCGCTGGCGAAGCTGGCGGCTCGGGTGATGGTCGGAGCGACGCTCGCGGAACTGCGCGACGAGGGGATGGCGCCACCGCTGGACATGGTCACGGCGGCGCCGCTGGGCTACACGGCCGTGAAGGAGGCGGTGCTGCCGTTCAACCGCTTCCCGGGCGTCGACACGCGCCTGGGTCCGGAGATGCGCTCGACCGGTGAGGTCATGGGCATCGACGCCAACTTCGGCGTCGCGTTCGCCAAGAGCCAGGCGGGCACCGGCGCGATGGTGCTGCCCGAGAAGGGCACGGTCTTCGTCTCGATCGCGAACCGTGACAAGCGGGCGCTGATCTTCCCGGTCAAGCGCCTCGCCGAGCTGGGCTTCAACATCGTGGCGACGGAGGGCACCGCAGCCACGCTGCGCCGCAGCGGCGTCGACGCGCAGGTGGTGGCCAAGTACCTGGAGGCGCGGGTCCACGGCGGGACGTCGATCGTCGATCGCATCGAGGCCGGGGAGGTGGACCTGGTGTTCAACACGCCCCGCGGTGGCATCGGCCCCCGCGCGGACGGCTACGAGATCCGGACCGCCGCGGTGCGCCACGGGGTGCCATGCATCACAACGCTCTCGGGCATCCTGGCCGCCATCCAGGGCATCGAGGCCCTGCGCGTCGGTGGGGTCGGCGTACGCAGCCTCCAGGAGTTCCACACCGAGGCGCGGACGGCGCTGGGCGTCGAGGCCCGCTGATGACCGGCACGGTCGACGTCACGACCGGCGCGCTCGTCGCGCGCCGTCCGGTCGGCGCCTACCACGCGTTGTCGATCGCGGCGCCGGCCATCGCGGCCAACGCCGCGCCGGGCCAGTTCGTCAGCGTGGGAGTCGACGCGGCGGACACCGTGCTGCGTCGTCCGTTCGCCATCGCAGGCGTCGACACCGGCGCCGGCACCATCGAACTGGTCATGGCCGTCGTCGGAGCCGGCACCGCATGGCTGGCGTCCCGACCGGTCTCGACGCCACTGGACATCGTAGGACCGCTGGGCACCAGTTTCGTCCCGCCGGAACGACCGGCGCGCTGTCTGCTCGTCGGCGGTGGGTACGGGGTGGCGCCACTGGCCTGGTCGGCGTCCCGGCTCGCAGCCGGCGGCAACGCGGTGGAACTGCTCAACGGCGCGCGCACCGCGTCCGTGCTGTACCCCGTCGCCCCGCGGCCGGGGCAGGTCACCATCCACGAGGTGACCCAGGACGGCAGCCGGGGCGCCACGGGCCTGGTCACTGACGCGTTGCGTGCCCGGCTGGCCGACCATCCGGGTCAGCACGACGGAACGCCGACCGTGGTGCACGCCTGCGGACCGATGCCGATGCTCGTCGCCGTCGCCGGGGTGTGCGCCGCCCATGACGTCGCCTGCCAGGTGGCCGTCGAAGAGCACATGGGCTGTTCGATCGGGGTGTGCATGACGTGCGTCGTGCCCACCGTCGCCGGCAACGTCCGCTCCTGCATCGACGGACCGGTGCTCGACGCCGCTCGCATCGAGTGGACGTCGGTGCTCGGCCGTCGATCGGGACCGACGGCACGGGCGACGTCCACGAACCGCGGCGACCACGCCGGGAGTGGGCGGCCGTGAGCGTCGATCTGGCCGTCGAGCTCGGACCGCTGCGACTGCGCAACCCGATCATGACCGCCAGCGGCTGTTTCGCCAGTGGGCGCGAGATGGCGCGCTTCTTCCCGCTGTCCACGCTCGGGGCGATGGTGACCAAGTCGGTGACCCTCGAGCCCCGGGAGGGTCTGCCGACGCCGAGGATGGCCGAGACCCCGGCGGGCATGCTCAACGCAATCGGCTTGCAGAACCCCGGTGTCGACGTCTGGCTCGAGCGCGATCTGCCGTGGCTGGCCGCCCGGGACGTTCCCGTGATCGCCAGCATCGCGGCACGCACCGTCGACGAGTACGGGTTGCTCGCCAAGCGCCTCCGCGACGTGCCGGGCCTCGCTGCGCTCGAGGTCAACATCTCGTGTCCGAATGTCGAGGACCGTGGCATCGTCTTCTCGTGCCGGACCGGCCCGACGGGCGAGGCGATCGCGGCCGTCACCTCCACCGTCGACCTGCCAGTCTTCGCCAAGCTGACGCCGGACGTCACGGACATCGCGATCATCGCGGCGGCGGCGGTCGACGCGGGCGCGACCGGCGTGAGCCTGATCAACACCCTGCTCGGCATGGCGATCGACGTCGAGGCACGTCGCCCGAGGCTGGCGGCAGGGACCGGCGGACTGTCGGGTCCCGCGATCCGGCCGGTCGCAGTGCGCGCCGTCCACCAGGTGCACAGCGCACTCGGTCCCGTGCCGATCATCGGGCTCGGTGGCGTGCGTACCGCGTCCGACGTCCTCGAGATGGTCATGGCGGGAGCCAGCGCCGTGGCGATCGGAACGGCCACCTTCGCCGACCCGCTGGCCATCCCCCGCGCCGTCGAGGACCTCGAGACCTGGCTGGCTGACCACGACGAGCCGTCGATCGCCGGGCTGCGCGGCGCCGTGTCGGACGGAGGCCGGTGATGGCACCCGCGCGAATCGCCGTGGCGTTGGACACAGACGACGAGGCGCGCCTGACCACGCTCGCCGCGGCGGTCGCCGACGAGGTCGATGTGCTGAAGATCGGCCTGCAGGCGCTGCTGTCGCTGGGGCCGCGCGCCATCGGTCTGGCGGCGGCGCACGCGCCGGTCTTCTGCGACGCCAAGCTGCATGACATCCCGCACACCGTCGCGGGTGCGGCACGCGCCGCCGCCGCGCACGGCGCCGCCATGCTGACCGTGCATGCCGGCGGTGGCGCGGCCATGGTCGCCGCCGCCGTCGATGCCGCGCCGGACGTCGACATCCTCGCGGTCACCGTCCTGACGAGCATCGACGATGACGAGCTGTCGGCGCTCGGCGTCGGTGGGGCGGCGCGACTGGTGCCCCGTCTCGCGTCCCGTGCGGTGGCGGCGGGTGCAGCCGGTATCGTGTGCGCTGGAGACGAAGTTGCGACGGTGCGTGAGACCGTCGGCGGCGACGTGACACTCGTCGTGCCGGGCGTCCGGCCGGAGGGAGCAGCGATGCATGATCAGGCTCGTGTCGTGACGCCGCGGGCGGCGGTCGAGGCGGGCGCGGACCTGCTGGTCATCGGACGCGCGGTCACGACCGCGGCCGACCCGGCCGCAGCTGTCCGCCTCATCCGTCGGCAGATCGCGGCGACGTCGTCGGTCGGCGGGGCGTCACGGCCGTGACACGGGAACGCCTCGCCCGGCGGATCCGCGCACGGTCGCACCTGACCGGGCACTTCGTGCTGCGTTCGGGTGCGACCAGCACCGAATACTTCGACAAGTACCTCTTCGAATCGGATCCCCCGCTGCTGTGGGACATCGCCGAGGCGATGGCCCCGCTGGTCCCCGACGACATCGACGCGTTGGCCGGCCTCGAGCTCGGCGGTGTGCCGTTGGCCGTCGTGCTGTCGCAGGTCACCGGGCTGCCGACGCGCTTCGTGCGCAAGGAAGCGAAGACCTACGGGACCGCCCGGTTCGCCGAGGGTGGTGCGGTCGACCGACTGCGGCTGGTCATCGTGGAGGACGTCATCACGACCGGCGGCCAGGTCCGGGCGTCCGCCGGCGACCTTCGTGAACTCGGCGCGATCGTCGACCAGGTCGTGTGCGTGATCGACCGTGAAGCCGGCGGTGCACAGAAGCTCGCCGAGGACGATCTCAAGTTGTCGGCGCTGTTCACCGCCAGCGAGCTGTAGATGGGCGGCCGGGTGCGGTACTCGTTGGTGGACGGCGGTGCGTCCGACGGGTCGCGCATGCCGGCGTGTCCGCCGCGACCGGGAGTTGAAGATCGCCGCCACGAGGTTCACCCGCTCAGCGCGGCGGATAGTATGCGCGCACGTTCCGGCGAGTCGTCCGAGGAGGACCCATGCCGTTGCCCGAACTCGATGACGACGCCCGGCGAGAGGCGCTCAACAAGGCTGCGGAGGCACGCAAGCTCCGTGCCGAGATGAAGCAGCGGCTGAAGGCGGGTGAGATCCACCTCGGAGAAGTGCTCGCGCGAGCTGACGACGACGAGGTGATCGCCAAGACCCGGGTGTCCGAGGTGCTGGAGTCGATGCCGAAGGTCGGCCGGGTGCGGGCCCGGCGGCTGATGGAACGTCTCGACATCTCGCCGTCGCGACGCCTGCGCGGCCTCGGCGTCAACCAGCGGGAGCGGCTGCTCGCCGAGTTCTCCGGGCAGTGACCGGTCACGTCCTCCGACGCGGCGCCTGACATGGGATCGGGCAGCACCACGACGGCGGGTGACGGATCGCGGATCGCTGTCCTCAGTGGCCCCGGGGGCGTCGGCAAGGGCACGGTGATCGCCGCGCTGCGCGACAGGCTCGAGGGCTGGACCGTCTCGGTGTCGGCCACGACCCGCCGCCCGCGCGAGGGGGAGCGCGACGGTGTCTCCTACCACTTCGTGACGGATGCCGAGTTCGATCGCATGATCGCCGAGGACGAGCTGCTCGAGTGGGCCCGGTTCGGCGGCAACCGCTACGGCACGCCGTGGCGCAGCGTCCGGGAGCCGCTGGCGGCCGGCCGGCCCATCCTCTTGGAGCTGGAGATCAACGGTGCGCTGGCCGTCCAGAAGGAGTTCCCCCAGGCGTTGCTGATCTTCCTGCATCCGCCGGATCTGGACACACTGGTCGCGCGCATGCAGGGGCGGGGCGCTGACGACGAGCGGCGGGTGGCCGAACGCATGGCACTCGGGGAGTGGGAGCTGGCCCAGGCGTCGGCCTTCGATCACCGGGTGGTGAACGACGACATCGACGCGGCCGCCGACGAGATCGCCCGTATACTGGCTGCGGGCGCCGGTTGACATCCGGGTGCCCGCTTTCGCATTCACATCGACGCCGCACGCAAGGAGCACCTCATCGCTACCATCGACGATCTGCTGTCGAAGGTCGACAGCAAGTACACGCTGGTGCACCTGGCGGCACAGCGCGCGCGGGAGATCAACGACTACTACCACTCCCTCGGCGAGGGACTGGGGCAGTACACGCCCCCGTTGGTCGAACAGGTGGACTCCAACAAGCCCCTGTCGATCGCCCTCGAGGAGATCGCCGCGACCAAGATCGTGCCGCAGTACGCCGGCGACCGTCGACGTGCCGCCGAGGATCTGCTGGGAGGCACCGAGGAGCAGGGCGGCGCCGAGATCTACG
Encoded here:
- a CDS encoding aspartate carbamoyltransferase catalytic subunit, translating into MTTSRATVSETTAAAGGGGLRHLLDMAALDADTITTILDTAQAFEQLAARPIKKVPTLRGRTVCNLFFEDSTRTRVSFEIAAKRLSADVLNFSAKGSSVSKGESLKDTALTLQAMGVDAVVVRHWAPGAPWQLTHWLDARVLNAGDGPHQHPTQALLDLFTLRSHFGRLDGLHVAVVGDVLHSRVARSLVQGLRTMGAGVTLVGPPTLLPIRAGGWGVDVTHVLDPVLDKADVVYLLRVQRERMREQFIPSTREYARIWGMDRRRLGRLSDHAVIMHPGPMNRGIELTADVADAPNSLITQQVANGVAVRMSCLYLMLGGDHPTQGTES
- a CDS encoding dihydroorotase produces the protein MTARSLFTFTGVRVVDPASGTDRIANVVIEGDRVASVGNESRGLRIDADGMVLAPGLVDLHVHLREPGGEDAETVETGTTAAAAGGFTAVCPMANTDPVADHAGVVEQVLRLAREAGMCDVYPVGAVTRGLAGEELAELGAMAAVGVRCFSDDGHPVASARMMRQALAYARTWDAIVCNHAEEPTLTRGAQMHEGDQSDLLGLTGWPREAEESMVARDLILARGLDARLHVPHVSTAETVALIRAAKADGTRVTAEVTPHHFTLTDEQVSSYDPVYKVNPPLRLKTDVEAVRAGLADGTIDAIATDHAPHPPEHKERDWTAAPCGMLGLETALAVTLTELVRPGVLTLSEAIAALSTGPARSRDITSHGGPIAAGMPANLVVFDPEQRWTVAVGSSHSLSRNTPFAGRQLWGRVHHTLLRGRFTVRDGYPVRRGEADDDEEMDDVS
- the carA gene encoding glutamine-hydrolyzing carbamoyl-phosphate synthase small subunit; the protein is MIQRPARALLVLEDGEVFVGEAFGAPGTTTGEVVFNTSLTGYQEVLTDPSYHRQLVAMTTPHQGNYGTTGDDAEASSVQVAGFVVRAASRMHSNWRATGGLSDELADAGVVGITEVDTRRLARHIRSAGAMRAGVSSDLDCDELLELVRATPTMTGADLAREVTTGAPYDAGDADAPFRVVAYDFGIKRNILRLLTDAGCAVRVVPATTPANEVLAHEPNGVFCSNGPGDPAAVTYGIAAIADLLAERTPVFGICLGHQLLGHAVGATTYKLPFGHRGTNQPVRNAARRSVEISTHNHGFAVDVDSLDGADRFGRVTASHVNLNDGVNEGLLCRDVPAFSVQYHPEAAPGPHDGRYLFTQFTDLMRRCGRSPVGTGARGHDDAGA
- the carB gene encoding carbamoyl-phosphate synthase large subunit, encoding MPARSDIDTILILGSGPIVIGQACEFDYSGAQACKVLRREGYRVVLVNSNPATIMTDPAFADATYVEPLTVDMVTKVIAREVEGESERRRAGGRGSAGAGERQRAGGRGSGRHRLALLPTLGGQTGLNVAMDLADAGVLDRYGVEPIGAGLESISLAEDRRKFAEAMGEIGLEVARSGEARDLATARELARQMGFPVLVRSSFTLGGAGSGVAGDWDTFERLVAEGLDASPITQVQIDESLLGWKEYELEVMRDHADNCVVVCTIENLDAMGVHTGDSITVAPAMTLSDVEFQQLRNASFAVMRKIGVETGGSNVQFAIDPATGRIRVVEMNPRVSRSSALASKATGFPIAKIAAQLAVGYRLDEIGNDITGETLAAFEPSIDYVVTKIPRFNLEKFAGVDPTLTTRMKSVGEVMAIGRTFTESLGKALRSLEDGTVGLVGANDERTDDELADALRTPTPTRLHDADAALTRGWESARVAALTGYDPWFCDQLAQIVQLRRALRACETLANVDAWLLRRAKRTGFGDAMIAGLFGVDEAAVRRRRRELGVVPVFKTVDTCAAEFAASTPYHYSTYEDTTEVRHSDRPRVMILGSGPNRIGQGIEFDYCCVHAVQALSEAGYETIMVNCNPETVSTDYDTADRLYFEPLTVEDVLAVHDAEVAAGGGDIGVLVQFGGQTPLKLAHALEAEGVRILGTAPEAIDRAEDRGRFGALLADLTIPQPEGGIATSHDDALAVARRIGFPVLLRPSYVLGGRAMAITYDDEQLRDWLEANAAEGAVLVDRFLESAVELDVDAVYDGAEVFVGGITEHIEEAGVHSGDSACVLPPFTLGRAQLALLREQTREIAHALGTRGLINIQFALRDDVALVLEANPRASRTTPFVSKATGVPLAKLAARVMVGATLAELRDEGMAPPLDMVTAAPLGYTAVKEAVLPFNRFPGVDTRLGPEMRSTGEVMGIDANFGVAFAKSQAGTGAMVLPEKGTVFVSIANRDKRALIFPVKRLAELGFNIVATEGTAATLRRSGVDAQVVAKYLEARVHGGTSIVDRIEAGEVDLVFNTPRGGIGPRADGYEIRTAAVRHGVPCITTLSGILAAIQGIEALRVGGVGVRSLQEFHTEARTALGVEAR
- a CDS encoding dihydroorotate dehydrogenase electron transfer subunit, with product MTGTVDVTTGALVARRPVGAYHALSIAAPAIAANAAPGQFVSVGVDAADTVLRRPFAIAGVDTGAGTIELVMAVVGAGTAWLASRPVSTPLDIVGPLGTSFVPPERPARCLLVGGGYGVAPLAWSASRLAAGGNAVELLNGARTASVLYPVAPRPGQVTIHEVTQDGSRGATGLVTDALRARLADHPGQHDGTPTVVHACGPMPMLVAVAGVCAAHDVACQVAVEEHMGCSIGVCMTCVVPTVAGNVRSCIDGPVLDAARIEWTSVLGRRSGPTARATSTNRGDHAGSGRP
- a CDS encoding dihydroorotate dehydrogenase; the protein is MSVDLAVELGPLRLRNPIMTASGCFASGREMARFFPLSTLGAMVTKSVTLEPREGLPTPRMAETPAGMLNAIGLQNPGVDVWLERDLPWLAARDVPVIASIAARTVDEYGLLAKRLRDVPGLAALEVNISCPNVEDRGIVFSCRTGPTGEAIAAVTSTVDLPVFAKLTPDVTDIAIIAAAAVDAGATGVSLINTLLGMAIDVEARRPRLAAGTGGLSGPAIRPVAVRAVHQVHSALGPVPIIGLGGVRTASDVLEMVMAGASAVAIGTATFADPLAIPRAVEDLETWLADHDEPSIAGLRGAVSDGGR
- the pyrF gene encoding orotidine-5'-phosphate decarboxylase, with amino-acid sequence MAPARIAVALDTDDEARLTTLAAAVADEVDVLKIGLQALLSLGPRAIGLAAAHAPVFCDAKLHDIPHTVAGAARAAAAHGAAMLTVHAGGGAAMVAAAVDAAPDVDILAVTVLTSIDDDELSALGVGGAARLVPRLASRAVAAGAAGIVCAGDEVATVRETVGGDVTLVVPGVRPEGAAMHDQARVVTPRAAVEAGADLLVIGRAVTTAADPAAAVRLIRRQIAATSSVGGASRP
- the pyrE gene encoding orotate phosphoribosyltransferase; amino-acid sequence: MTRERLARRIRARSHLTGHFVLRSGATSTEYFDKYLFESDPPLLWDIAEAMAPLVPDDIDALAGLELGGVPLAVVLSQVTGLPTRFVRKEAKTYGTARFAEGGAVDRLRLVIVEDVITTGGQVRASAGDLRELGAIVDQVVCVIDREAGGAQKLAEDDLKLSALFTASEL
- the mihF gene encoding integration host factor, actinobacterial type, producing the protein MPLPELDDDARREALNKAAEARKLRAEMKQRLKAGEIHLGEVLARADDDEVIAKTRVSEVLESMPKVGRVRARRLMERLDISPSRRLRGLGVNQRERLLAEFSGQ
- the gmk gene encoding guanylate kinase, with protein sequence MGSGSTTTAGDGSRIAVLSGPGGVGKGTVIAALRDRLEGWTVSVSATTRRPREGERDGVSYHFVTDAEFDRMIAEDELLEWARFGGNRYGTPWRSVREPLAAGRPILLELEINGALAVQKEFPQALLIFLHPPDLDTLVARMQGRGADDERRVAERMALGEWELAQASAFDHRVVNDDIDAAADEIARILAAGAG